The sequence below is a genomic window from Lodderomyces elongisporus chromosome 2, complete sequence.
AGACTTTGCAGTCACAACGTGAAGAGTTGCGCGAGGTAATTAGTAAAATTTCAGTGCAAGGTAGTCATGATATTAAACAACTCAATGAAAAGATTAGGACTCTCGAGTTGAAAAATTCGAATTTAAAGAATATGAATAGTATGCTCACGTATAAGAATGGGAGCTCAACAAGTTTAATTAGCGAGGAAAGTGAAAACATTAGTGGTGGAATAGGTTTAGTAGGAAATTCTTCCAGAAGTGTGAGTAATACCAGTCCAAGTAAAACAGCAGGTTTTAGCTTGAATTTGggaaaaaagcaaaggtTTGCATCTGGGACTCCATACGGTGGTGGCAAGTTGAATGGGTTTACTATTGTTTcgccaaacaaaaaactttttgatGATTAGAGtaagaggaaaaaggaaatttgtatatactatgtttgttgttggttatttataatttttttttttaaagtttacttattcttctttgaaaaaaaaaagatatatgTAAAAACGATGGGAATCAGAAACTAATGATTAGATATAGGTTTTATTTATAGAAGCttaaatggaaaaaaagaagttttgttttgttttgttttgttttattttattttattttattttattctgttttcgacttttttgtaaatgaattgaaaaaaaaaaagaattaaatcTATTAAAAGGGAGAGGGGCGTAAAAGTAGTCTATATGATGTAAAGTCCGAATCACCTTTAGGTATTGAAATATGCTTTAGTTTAAGAGCTATTTAGTTCATGTTGCTCTTCTTTATCGATTTTATTGATTTTCCTGATTTTcttggaaaagaaacttgCAAATAACCTTTCCAATTAAGTCTCCCTGATTGTTTAATGTCGAAGTGTGatactttgctttttcatATTCTTTCTCGGTCAATACGCCtaatttttcatatttgTATTGTAGCAAGTCCAATGAAAAGTCCGAGGTAAACTCTGGATGACCTTGGAATGTCAAAATTGGACAATTTCTTTGCACGGCTCCTATAGTTGTAGCAATAGGTGCGCCGGTGGTACCACCAATCATGAGGGACTTTTGAGCATTGCTATCTGCATTACCAGCATAAACGTCACCACCGTTGTTTGTGCTAATCATTCCTTGGATCGAGCATTTTGAAGTCGACCCAATGTTGATAAACCCAGAGGGAAGCCCACCATAAACTATATCCCGATGAAATTCAACCAAGTTCAAGTGCTGGTATAAGATTCTTTCCCGCCTAGTGCCTTCTTCAATCAAATGACTATTACCATCCTCTTGTTTGACTTCGACATCTTCTTCTCGACTCAACTCCAAGAATGGAGTGTTGCTGAGCTTATAGATCTCATCATTCAATTCAATGGTGGTGATGCCCAATTCCCAGCCTTGATTACTTCTATCAACTTTGCACCCCAATGCTTGTGCAATCACTTGGTGGCCAAAGCAGATCCCCACAACTGGCCAGGGAAGACGCAATATAGAGTTTTTCAAGAATGAGCGAAACTTGGTGAGCCAAGGATATGTTCCAAACGCATCACTAGCGGAGCCGGTAAGAATGAATCCTCTAATTCGATGGTTGTGTATAGCAGAGAGGAGTGCAGTGTATGTGGGTTCAAGAGCTGctaattcttctttctccaaTGTCTTGGcgtcatcaccatcaccatcaccatcaccctTAGCTTCAGCCTCAGCTTCAGCTTTACATTTaccttcatcttcatcatcacgCTCAGTGCTTGTCACAGTGTTGGTCGACGATGGTGGAAGGAGAGGCTTCAAgtaatattttttcaactgGTATGGTGGGTCAGCTGGGCCTTTTAAGAGATTGATTGTGCAATCACCAAAATCGCCATGTTTTGAAGCTAAACCTGGGATTGGAGTATCGAGAACCAAGACGGCTATATGTGGCTCTTCCTCGTTTGCCGTGTTTGCAGAGGGCGGCGCTGTTGGTGTTCTTTGCCTTTCCTCAGCCATTACAACTgctctttcctttttcaaaaaaatgtttAATCGTGTAAAGTCTACTGGAATTGAATTGATCAAAGTAGGGAGTATCAACGATGATGTTGAATTGAGATCAACTGATAAGCTTCAAGAAACTAGAAACAATAAACTAAATATTCAAATAATTaaataagtaaaaaaaaaaataaaaaaaaaaaccatttaaaaaaataattaatcaaacaaacaaataaacaaaagattagaaataaaaaatttgaagcaAGGGAAACAAAACCATACGCTTCCTTGCTTAAATTTGTTTACAGTTTTTCCATTCCcacctttcttcttcttcttcttcttcttccattctttttccacAGAGGAAATCTTGAGTGCTATGTTCTACATTGATTAAAGTGAGGATAAACTAAAATTATATAAATGAAAGGCAAGTCACGTGCACATATAAGCTGTGGAAGTAGAAATTACAATGACACAGTTATTCACTCTGTAAAGCACCAAgcaccaacaaaaaaacatccattttttattttatcacTAAACTTGGAggaaaggcaaaaaaaatatagaagTGGGATCTaatgtgtgtgtgattttttttctctttaatTTAAATGTAGTTATAGTGTCGGTTGACTGAGACTAAAGTATTGATGAAATCGAagcaaatatatataccaaaGCATACATTCAAGGCATATTAACTCAATTTGGGGTTGGACCTGaactctttcttttcgtaAGGCCCAAATGTGTTAGACGTGAAATACTAAGGTTACTTACAAATTATTATCAAGTCATTAACAAGTCATTAACAAGTCATTAACAAGTCATTAACAAGTCATTAACAAGTCATTAACAAGTTATTAGCAAGTGATTTCTTGTTGCCTCTACAACAAACCATATTCCGAGCAAATGGGCCATTATCACGTGACTCAAGCTCATACTATCTTAAACTTATCGCATAATTTTAAAAGAGCtcgaggaagaagaagaagaagagttagaatgaaaaaacaaagccTAAAAACgaaccaaaaagaatacTTCACAAAACCAGTTAAACATCATGTGGGTATTTGATATCTAGATGAATACTAGGGCTAACAAGTGTGGCTCTACATAGGCTATATTATGGTTAAGAGTGTAAccaaaatgaaattgagtTCTGGTATTATTTGCAATTAGCAATGTCGTAGTATAATGTCGCAAATTCTTGCTAatccttatttttttctctcgtGGGCAGGGTCGGTAAATAAATTTGGAGGAGAAGTGGAAAGTGGGGGTTAGCCGCAAACTTTAAGGACATTGAAATTTAGACAGAGGAACTGACACgaagaaggaaggaaggaaggaagacagacagacagacagacagacaaaaaaaaaaaaaaaaagaattacaacaaaagaaaagagcaaaaggaaaaaaaaaaaacgaaaccggtgttggtggtggaagttttttgaaattagaCTTAACAAGAGTTTGGTAAACTAAGGGATTGGAACTGAAAGTCTTTACACATACAATCATACCACACAACTTAGATACACATAGATTCACATTTTACACATAGATAGAGTCAGATATATCTCAACCACATTAGTTGCTCTAGCTTATCGGCTTTCTTATTTACTCTtataatttatatatattttattttaatttcttttatctttgATAATTCACATTATCCGTGCGTCCGGAAAATATTATCAATTTTTGTGAAAAGTGTCTTGAGTTTTATACCTTATCAATTAAGAAGATTGCTCAACAGTAAAGAAAACTTACCGTCACATCGTTAAACCAACTATTCCAATAATTGTCTTTATTCACAATGTCCAATGAGCAGAACCGCCAGCTGAATAATGCAAATAACAATCTTCACAACCCGTCGAATCCGCATACGATATCGAATTTGTCAGCAGGATTGAAATCTGTATCTATTGCAGACCAACAACAGAATGACttgaacttgaaactcttacaacaacaactacagaatgaagcagcagcagcaggaCGAGGAGTAGGAGGCCTGTCGACACACAAtgatcatcatcaacaacaacaacaacaactgcaacagcagcagcagcaacaacaacaacaacagcagcagcagcagcaacagcaatcTAGAATAACACAGTTTTTTCAGAACCAGCCTACTGAAGGGTACACTTTGTTTTCCCATAGATCTGCACCTAACGGATTCAAAGTTGCTATTATACTATCAGAATTAAACTTGCCATTCAatactatttttttagaTTTCAATGATGGAGAGCAACGTGCTCCTGAGTTTGTCACCATCAACCCCAATGCAAGGGTACCGGCGTTGATTGACCATTACAACGAAAACACATCCATTTGGGAATCTGGCGCCATCATATTATACCTCGTTTCTAAGTAcataaaggaaaacaacGGAGAATGTAGTTTATGGAGTGACAACTTGGTCGAACAAAGTCAGATAAACTCGTGGCTCTTTTTCCAGACAAGTGGGCATGCACCAATGATAGGACAAGCCTTGCATTTTAGATACTTCCATTCTGTGCCAGTACCCAGTGCGGTTGAGAGATACACGGATGAAGTGAGAAGAGTTTACGGAGTAGTGGAAATGGCCTTGGCTGAAAGGAGAGAGGCGCTCATTA
It includes:
- a CDS encoding uncharacterized protein (MEROPS:MER0043475) produces the protein MAEERQRTPTAPPSANTANEEEPHIAVLVLDTPIPGLASKHGDFGDCTINLLKGPADPPYQLKKYYLKPLLPPSSTNTVTSTERDDEDEGKCKAEAEAEAKGDGDGDGDDAKTLEKEELAALEPTYTALLSAIHNHRIRGFILTGSASDAFGTYPWLTKFRSFLKNSILRLPWPVVGICFGHQVIAQALGCKVDRSNQGWELGITTIELNDEIYKLSNTPFLELSREEDVEVKQEDGNSHLIEEGTRRERILYQHLNLVEFHRDIVYGGLPSGFINIGSTSKCSIQGMISTNNGGDVYAGNADSNAQKSLMIGGTTGAPIATTIGAVQRNCPILTFQGHPEFTSDFSLDLLQYKYEKLGVLTEKEYEKAKYHTSTLNNQGDLIGKVICKFLFQENQENQ
- the URE2 gene encoding glutathione S- transferase, nitrogen catabolite repression regulator, producing MSNEQNRQSNNANNNLHNPSNPHTISNLSAGLKSVSIADQQQNDLNLKLLQQQLQNEAAAAGRGVGGSSTHNDHHQQQQQQSQQQQQQQQQQQQQQQQQQSRITQFFQNQPTEGYTLFSHRSAPNGFKVAIILSELNLPFNTIFLDFNDGEQRAPEFVTINPNARVPALIDHYNENTSIWESGAIILYLVSKYIKENNGECSLWSDNLVEQSQINSWLFFQTSGHAPMIGQALHFRYFHSVPVPSAVERYTDEVRRVYGVVEMALAERREALIMDMDVENAAAYSAGTTPLSQSRYFDYPVWLVGDRATVADLSFVPWNNVVDRIGINLKVEFPEVYKWTKYMMRRPAVIRALRGD